From the genome of Cytophagales bacterium WSM2-2:
AAGCGCCTGATTCTTATTTCATCTCAAACATTCCGGTTCCGATTTTGTAGTTCGTTGCGTAAATCTCTACAGTATATTTTCCTGGGGCGTAGTCAGATCCTTTTTCGTAGAGATAAGTAAGTTTTTGCTTTGTGTTATCGAAGAGAATTTCCTGGGCGGACGTATAAAATTCTTCTTTCCCGTTGTAAACAAAAGTGCCGGACCCTTTGGCCACATCAAAGATTACCTGGTTGTTTTCATCAATGATGCGGATAATGATTTTCTTTCCTTCGATCGGAGCTACTTTATTTTCAGCGAGGTTAAATTCGACTTTCAGTTTTTGGAGTTGCCTGTTTTTAAAGGGTGACTCTCTCTCTTTGCCTTTATTGTTAACGGCTTTGATCGCAATATTTTCAGCCTTCAATTGAGAAGCGATGGCTACTTTGTCCGCAAGCTCATCTTTGTTCTTGGAAAGTCGTGTGATGGAATCGCTCAGCTTGTTTTGTTTTGTTTTCAGGTTACGGTTTTCACTGAAAAGCTGAGTGTTTACATTTTTCAGTTTTTCAATTTCTTCGTCTTTGAGTTTCAAGAGTTCTTCGTACCCTTCAACTCTGTCTTTCAATTCCTGGAGCGCTTTGGTACTACGTTTGTTACTTCTCTTCAGTTCAGATTCTACCTCTGCCTTTGCTTTTTGAAGCTCCTTCACATCACCACCTAATTTCTCGATTTCTGCAATCTTCTGATCGAGTTCCGTTTGAATGTCTTTCAGTTTCTGCATCGTTTCCCCAAGGTCTTCCTCCGTGTTGGCGAGTTGCTCTTTTACCTCCACTTTGTCTTTGTAGTCAAGGTAGATTTTTACGCTTTGTACTAGAATAATAATGACCAGGAAGGCGATTAAAAACGAGGACTTATTTCCTTTTTTAGACTCAGGGGTTTGTTCAGTGGGCTCAGCCATGGCGGATAGTTAACGGCTTAAAATTAGCTTTTTTAATACGACCAAACGAAATGCTGCTTATTCAATGCCAGATCAAAAAACAGGATACCACACCGGTAAAGGTCAACACTCCCATAGACCAGGTCGTGCTTTTTCATTTCGTTCCAGGCCCTTGCCATTTCTGGTGAATAGTAAATGTCATCGACAACGATCACTCCATGATCTGCCATTCTCCTGGCGAGCATATTGAAATAACGGATGGATGGCTCATACCGGTGATTGGCGTCCATCAACACAAAGTCAATCTTAGCGGGATCTTGTAAATGGTCTGAGAGTGTTTGGTCCAGGTTCCCTTGGACCAACTCGATATTTTTTTGTTTGAAATATTCAAAATTGGTCAGTGCAATGTTGATCATGGCAGGATTACCTTCAAACGTAAATACTTTGCTATCCTTGATTTTTGATAGATAAAGAGTAGCAATACCCATAGACGTTCCCAATTCCAGGATGCGTTCTGCCTCAATGTACCTGGCAATCCGGTAGAACAATGCACACTGCTTTTCACGATTTAAGCTTGTGGCGGCCACACGCGCAATTGTGCGCTGGTCGTATTTGAAATGTGGAGAGACTGCTCCAAGATCTTTTACTTCCACATGACCCTGATTGCTAAGAAGCCTGTCCCGTGTTTTTTCTATCTCAGCAAAAGGCTCATTTTCGCTACGGATCACACGGTTGTAAAAATCAAAAAAGAAAGGCGAATGGATTGAGTGCTCATCAACAGAATCAAGCCAGTGACCAATAAAAGATGTTAGGCGGAAGAAGTTGTGCACAACTAATAGTTAACCCAAAGATAGGGGTTTGCCGGGTGTCATTTGGGATAAAAATCGATGAGAAGTACTAAAGGTCAGTTCAGGCGTACCGGGGCTACCATGGTAAATTCTGGTATGGCGACAAGAAAATGACTGCCATCCATGACGCGCTCCATTAAGTAAGTGCCTGCCATTTTGCCGATTCCGGATTTAAGATTGCAGCCGGAGACATACTGATGAGATTGCCCGGGTTCGAGCACAGGTTGCTGGCCTACCACACCTTCGCCTTCTACTTCACGTTCCTCGAATCCTGCATCATTAATATGCCAATGCCTGCGAAGCAATTGTACTGTAAACTCGCTCAGGTTTTCGATTGTGATGCGATAGGTGAAAACATAGTGTAACTGGCTCGGATTAGAATAGGAAGGTTGATATTCCGTTTCTACCGTTACTTTTACGCCTTGTGTTACTTCAGCAATCATCTGGTCAAAAGTATCAAATTTTTCTAATTTACAAATTCAATTGTCAAACCGTTCATCGAAAAAATACCCCATGCCAGCCGATGTAAAAATTGCCCCCTCCTGGAAAGGAAAATTGGAGCCTGAATTTGAAAAAGAATATTTTATTAAGCTCATCGACTTTGTTAAATCCGAATATCAGACGCAGACTGTATATCCGCCTGGCAAAGAAATATTTCGGGCATTTGATTGCTGTGCATTTGATAATGTGAAAGTGGTGATCATCGGCCAGGACCCTTATCACGGTCCCGGGCAGGCAAATGGTTTATGTTTTTCCGTTCGTGATGGAGTGCGACAACCTCCGTCATTGGTCAATATTTTCAAAGAGATAAATAAGGATTTAGGAAAGCCAATTCCTGTGTCGGGTGATCTTGAGCGGTGGGCAAGCCAGGGTGTGCTTCTACTTAATGCTACACTTACTGTTCGCGGTTCTTCTCCCGGGTCGCATCAGAATAAAGGCTGGGAAACTTTTACAGATGCAGCTATCAAGGCTATTTCAGATCAGAAGACAAATGTGGTTTTTCTTCTGTGGGGTGCCTATGCTCAGAAAAAAGGTGAGGTGATAGACCGCTCCCGGCATCTTGTGCTGATGAGCGCACATCCATCTCCGTTTTCAGCTGACAGGGGCTTTTTCGGAAACAAACACTTTAGCAAAGCCAATGAATATTTGAAGAGCAAAGGGTTAAAAGAAATTGAATGGTAATTTTGGTTATGTAAATTGAAATGGCCGCTGAAGAATATCCGAAGTTCTACCTTTACAAACGAATAGTTCAAACTAAACTCTTCATTGACTCACATTTTGCTGAAAAGATAGAGCTCAACGACATTGCAGACGAAGCATATTTTTCCAAGTTCCATTTCATTCGTCTATTCAAAAGTATTTACGGCAAAACTCCGCATCAGTACCTTACCAATGTCCGCATTGACAAAGCCCAGGAATTCCTGCAAAAGAATCACTCCGTAACTGATGTCTGCTTCATGGTAGGATTCGATAGTTTGAGCTCCTTCACCGGGTTGTTTAAACGTGTGGTTAAAGTCTCTCCTTCCGTTTATCAACAGCAGTTTTTGGAGCGTCAGCGACAAATCAAGGATGTTCCTCTGGGATTTATACCCAATTGTTTTGCGGAAAATAAGGG
Proteins encoded in this window:
- the apaG gene encoding protein ApaG; amino-acid sequence: MIAEVTQGVKVTVETEYQPSYSNPSQLHYVFTYRITIENLSEFTVQLLRRHWHINDAGFEEREVEGEGVVGQQPVLEPGQSHQYVSGCNLKSGIGKMAGTYLMERVMDGSHFLVAIPEFTMVAPVRLN
- the ung2 gene encoding uracil-DNA glycosylase 2; amino-acid sequence: MPADVKIAPSWKGKLEPEFEKEYFIKLIDFVKSEYQTQTVYPPGKEIFRAFDCCAFDNVKVVIIGQDPYHGPGQANGLCFSVRDGVRQPPSLVNIFKEINKDLGKPIPVSGDLERWASQGVLLLNATLTVRGSSPGSHQNKGWETFTDAAIKAISDQKTNVVFLLWGAYAQKKGEVIDRSRHLVLMSAHPSPFSADRGFFGNKHFSKANEYLKSKGLKEIEW